From a region of the Tiliqua scincoides isolate rTilSci1 chromosome 4, rTilSci1.hap2, whole genome shotgun sequence genome:
- the BHLHE22 gene encoding class E basic helix-loop-helix protein 22 encodes MERALSLSPSDEDLFHKTLGASAKRMESAFRSPPGLDLAAHQAQQQQQQPRQAPSPLGCYEPGDAEVLLREGAAGALVPGDPLGGSVCVKYGPASTASRSSVAESSGGEQSPDDDSDGRCELLLRGGGGGGGPGVVVGAGGALLKAPEGGGGACSNSHHGGGVGAKKSKEQKALRLNINARERRRMHDLNDALDELRAVIPYAHSPSVRKLSKIATLLLAKNYILMQAQALDEMRRLVAYLNQGQAISAASLPSSAAAAAAAAAALHPALGAYEQAAAGYPFSAGLPPATSCPEKCSIFNSVSSSLCKQCTEKP; translated from the coding sequence ATGGAGAGGGCTCTGAGCCTGAGCCCCTCAGACGAAGACTTGTTCCACAAGACGCTGGGCGCCTCGGCCAAGAGGATGGAGTCCGCCTTCCGCTCGCCCCCGGGGCTCGACCTGGCCGCCCACcaggcgcagcagcagcagcagcagccccggcAGGCGCCGTCCCCGCTGGGCTGCTACGAGCCGGGCGACGCCGAGGTGCTGCTGCGGGAAGGCGCGGCCGGCGCGCTGGTGCCCGGGGACCCTCTCGGCGGCTCGGTGTGCGTCAAGTACGGGCCGGCGAGCACGGCCAGCCGCAGCTCGGTGGCGGAGAGCAGCGGCGGCGAGCAGAGCCCCGACGACGACAGCGACGGGCGCTGCGAGCTGCTGCtgcggggcggcggcggcggcgggggcccgggggtggtggtgggcgcGGGGGGCGCCCTGCTGAAGGCGCCcgagggcggcggcggcgcctgCTCCAACAGCCACCACGGAGGGGGCGTCGGGGCCAAGAAGTCCAAGGAGCAGAAGGCGCTGCGCCTGAACATCAACGCCCGCGAGCGGCGGCGGATGCACGACCTGAACGACGCGCTGGACGAGCTGCGGGCGGTGATCCCCTACGCGCACAGCCCGTCGGTGCGCAAGCTCTCCAAGATCGCCACGCTGCTGCTGGCCAAGAACTACATCCTCATGCAGGCGCAGGCCCTCGACGAGATGCGCCGCCTCGTCGCCTATCTCAACCAGGGCCAGGCCATCTCCGCCGCCTCCCTGCCCagctccgccgccgccgccgccgccgcagcagCAGCCTTGCACCCTGCCCTGGGAGCCTACGAGCAGGCGGCGGCCGGCTACCCCTTCAGCGCCGGCCTACCGCCCGCCACCTCGTGCCCGGAGAAGTGCTCCATCTTCAACAGTGTTTCTTCCAGCCTCTGCAAACAGTGCACGGAGAAGCCTTAA